From a region of the Nitrospira sp. genome:
- a CDS encoding proteasome subunit alpha — protein MGMQGDFYQLLKEQGYVFGVPGQAGAGQELTTATTILAFKYRDGVLVAGDRRATAGNMVMYDRTDKVLEIDRHSVMAIAGVPATAYEMARILEHSFKYYRRTQLQELSFEGKLRALSKLLKDNVAAALAGTGAVVPIFAGYDAEQETAKIYFYDILGAEFEGVEYAVSGSGSPTIRGILHYLNTWGEQPLNVMPEELATIQALRLLTSAAEFDSATGGVNREAGLYPVVKFITAGGVRTMSDPQLRSLFEANVSRSL, from the coding sequence ATGGGCATGCAGGGCGATTTCTATCAACTCTTGAAGGAACAGGGCTATGTCTTTGGAGTTCCGGGGCAGGCCGGAGCCGGTCAGGAATTGACGACAGCTACGACGATCCTCGCGTTCAAGTACCGTGATGGTGTTCTCGTGGCAGGGGACCGTCGCGCCACCGCCGGCAATATGGTGATGTACGACCGCACCGACAAAGTGTTGGAGATCGACCGGCATAGTGTCATGGCCATCGCCGGAGTGCCTGCCACAGCGTATGAGATGGCGCGTATTCTCGAACATTCTTTCAAGTACTACCGGCGGACCCAGCTTCAGGAGCTCAGCTTCGAGGGCAAGCTCCGCGCACTCTCCAAATTACTGAAGGATAACGTCGCCGCGGCCTTGGCGGGGACAGGAGCTGTGGTCCCGATCTTTGCGGGGTACGATGCCGAGCAAGAAACGGCGAAAATCTACTTCTACGACATTCTCGGCGCGGAGTTCGAGGGAGTGGAATACGCCGTTTCGGGGTCCGGATCGCCGACCATTCGTGGAATCCTTCATTACTTGAACACATGGGGAGAACAGCCGCTGAATGTAATGCCGGAGGAACTGGCTACTATTCAGGCATTGCGGTTACTGACGAGCGCCGCGGAATTCGACAGCGCGACCGGTGGAGTCAACCGAGAAGCCGGGCTCTATCCGGTCGTCAAGTTCATCACTGCCGGCGGTGTGAGAACGATGTCGGATCCTCAACTCCGATCGTTGTTCGAAGCAAACGTTTCTCGAAGCCTGTAA
- a CDS encoding ubiquitin-like protein UBact has translation MKHIMTLERREGPVDPMPKAPRPQDEGGGPRRPDTGSPDKDSLMKRMRKVDPKQAERYRQRTGE, from the coding sequence ATGAAACACATCATGACGCTGGAACGGCGGGAAGGTCCGGTCGATCCGATGCCCAAAGCGCCTCGTCCTCAAGACGAAGGAGGTGGCCCGCGACGCCCTGATACCGGATCGCCGGATAAGGATAGCCTTATGAAGCGGATGCGAAAAGTTGACCCGAAACAGGCGGAACGATATCGGCAGCGAACGGGTGAGTAA